A genome region from Pseudomonas pergaminensis includes the following:
- a CDS encoding thioesterase family protein gives MNLWFRLLLMLSRRPWRKPAHGLATTVVRMRVWPLDLDINRHVTNGRYFSLADIARMDFVLRTGAFRVALRNKALPIVGDTWGKFRRELKLFEVFEVHTRMLGWDDKWSLMEHRFVSKGRVVGVVVMRGLFRSAKGTLPPGDFVKELGLDETSPPMPQWLSDWAKNCDDMSVQLRGEQ, from the coding sequence ATGAATCTCTGGTTTCGCTTGCTCTTAATGCTGTCCCGGCGCCCCTGGCGCAAGCCTGCCCATGGCCTGGCAACCACGGTAGTGCGCATGCGCGTCTGGCCGCTGGACCTGGATATCAACCGGCACGTCACCAACGGCCGCTACTTTTCCCTGGCCGACATTGCACGGATGGATTTCGTGCTGCGCACCGGCGCCTTTCGCGTGGCATTGCGCAACAAGGCGCTGCCCATCGTGGGCGATACCTGGGGCAAGTTCCGTCGTGAATTGAAACTGTTCGAAGTGTTCGAGGTGCACACCCGCATGCTCGGCTGGGACGACAAGTGGAGCCTCATGGAGCACCGCTTTGTCAGTAAGGGCCGGGTGGTCGGCGTGGTGGTGATGCGCGGGCTGTTCCGGTCGGCCAAGGGCACCCTGCCGCCGGGCGACTTTGTGAAGGAACTGGGCCTGGATGAGACCTCGCCACCGATGCCGCAATGGCTCAGCGACTGGGCGAAAAACTGCGATGACATGAGTGTGCAATTGCGGGGGGAGCAGTAG
- a CDS encoding GlxA family transcriptional regulator has product MHITLLLADRCSAASATLALEMLNAANLFADTPPFDIVVASLDGQPVEAWGGQRLQVDRSVAQVAQTDLVLIPGFLFTLKEALPAFPAYAPWLREQHAHGAVLASMCTAAFLLAESGVLQGLRATTHWAFAELFRRRYADVSLDDGQILCEENRVITSGGASAAMDLVLHLIRRFGAPELAHTCGKYLLIDTVRSEQSVYAMWSLPKNHGDGEILRVQHWLEQHFAEALVIDEVARRFGFGVRNFKRRFKEATDYTPIAYLQTLRLERAKHMLESTRMTLESITYAVGYEDSNSFRRLFQQRVGLLPAAYRKKFLARAV; this is encoded by the coding sequence ATGCACATTACCTTGCTCCTGGCTGACCGTTGCTCCGCTGCCAGCGCCACCCTGGCGCTGGAGATGCTGAACGCGGCCAACCTGTTTGCCGACACGCCACCCTTCGACATCGTGGTCGCTTCCCTGGACGGCCAGCCGGTGGAGGCCTGGGGCGGCCAGCGTTTGCAGGTGGATCGCTCGGTGGCGCAGGTCGCCCAGACCGACCTGGTACTGATCCCAGGCTTTCTGTTCACCTTGAAAGAGGCCTTGCCGGCCTTTCCTGCCTACGCCCCCTGGTTGCGTGAACAGCATGCACACGGCGCAGTCCTGGCTTCGATGTGCACGGCGGCCTTTCTGTTGGCGGAGTCCGGTGTGCTGCAAGGCCTGCGCGCCACGACCCATTGGGCGTTTGCCGAGCTGTTTCGACGCCGCTATGCGGACGTGAGCCTGGATGATGGGCAGATTCTCTGCGAAGAAAACCGCGTGATCACCAGTGGCGGCGCGAGTGCGGCGATGGACTTGGTGTTGCACCTGATCCGCCGTTTTGGCGCGCCGGAACTGGCCCACACCTGCGGCAAATACCTGCTGATCGATACTGTGCGCAGCGAGCAGTCGGTGTACGCCATGTGGTCGCTGCCCAAAAACCATGGTGACGGCGAGATCCTGCGGGTGCAGCATTGGCTGGAGCAGCATTTTGCCGAGGCGCTGGTGATTGATGAGGTGGCCCGGCGTTTCGGTTTTGGCGTGCGCAACTTCAAGCGGCGCTTCAAGGAGGCCACCGATTACACGCCGATTGCCTACCTGCAAACCCTGCGCCTGGAACGGGCCAAGCACATGCTTGAGTCAACCCGCATGACCTTGGAAAGCATCACCTACGCGGTCGGCTACGAAGACAGTAATTCATTCCGCCGCCTGTTCCAGCAACGCGTGGGCCTGTTGCCGGCGGCGTATCGCAAGAAATTCCTCGCCCGTGCGGTTTGA
- a CDS encoding pirin family protein, producing MLTLRKASERGAANHGWLKSFHTFSFANYWNPNEQGFSDLLVINDDRVAAGKGFGQHPHRDMEIFSYVLEGALEHKDTLGTGSVIRPGDVQLMSAGSGVAHSEFNHSQTRGVHFLQIWIVPAVAGAEPRYQQEHFTDAQKRGRLQLIISPDGHDGSLSVRQDARVYAGLFNGDEAATLDLPPDRHVYIHVARGSVEINGQRLQEGDGARVRDEQQIRLGHGDDAEVLVFDLRPQELPQMP from the coding sequence ATGCTGACCCTTCGCAAAGCTTCCGAACGCGGCGCCGCCAATCACGGTTGGTTGAAGTCGTTCCACACCTTCTCGTTCGCCAACTACTGGAACCCCAATGAACAGGGGTTTTCCGACCTGCTGGTGATCAATGACGACCGCGTCGCGGCCGGCAAAGGCTTTGGCCAGCACCCGCACCGCGACATGGAGATCTTCTCCTATGTGCTCGAAGGCGCCTTGGAACACAAGGACACCCTGGGCACTGGCTCAGTGATCCGCCCTGGCGATGTGCAACTGATGAGCGCCGGCAGCGGCGTGGCCCACAGCGAGTTCAACCACAGCCAGACCCGTGGCGTGCATTTCCTGCAAATCTGGATCGTGCCAGCCGTGGCCGGCGCTGAGCCGCGCTATCAGCAAGAGCACTTCACTGACGCGCAGAAACGTGGGCGCTTGCAGTTGATCATCTCGCCGGATGGCCACGACGGCTCACTCAGCGTGCGCCAGGACGCCCGGGTGTATGCCGGCCTGTTCAACGGTGACGAAGCCGCCACCCTGGACCTGCCGCCCGATCGCCATGTGTACATCCATGTGGCCCGGGGCAGCGTTGAAATCAACGGCCAACGCTTGCAGGAAGGCGACGGCGCCCGCGTGCGGGATGAGCAACAGATCCGCCTGGGCCACGGTGACGATGCCGAGGTGCTGGTGTTCGACCTGCGCCCACAGGAACTGCCGCAGATGCCATGA
- a CDS encoding GlxA family transcriptional regulator translates to MKTVAMALFPDFLLLDMAGPLEVFSIANRYLPAAEHYRILTLGTEPGPLRASNGVAVQADLLLDQAQDAYDLLLVPGGPGAYNECHPALLPWLKAAAPRARRFGSICTGAFVLGHAGLLDNHRVTTHWHYTERLIKAFPKAIVETDRIYLQDGRLITSGGVTAGIDLALSVVAQDHGKQVAVDVAKVLLVVMKRQGGQAQFSPMTAAVAPQETAITRVQNHVLEHLCEPFTIESMAALAGMSARHFARLFAKEVQMTPMAFLQGARIDRARQLLETTDLPLKTVAFHAGFGSVRHMRFLFSEKLGLNPTQYRQQFS, encoded by the coding sequence ATGAAAACCGTGGCCATGGCGCTGTTTCCGGACTTCCTCCTGCTCGACATGGCTGGGCCGCTCGAAGTGTTTTCGATTGCCAACCGCTACCTGCCGGCGGCGGAGCATTACCGGATCCTCACCCTCGGCACCGAGCCCGGCCCGCTGCGCGCTTCCAATGGCGTGGCGGTACAGGCCGACCTGTTGCTGGACCAGGCCCAGGACGCCTACGACCTGCTGCTGGTACCTGGTGGTCCCGGGGCCTATAACGAATGCCACCCCGCGTTGTTGCCCTGGCTCAAGGCGGCAGCCCCACGGGCGCGGCGCTTCGGTTCTATCTGCACCGGGGCGTTCGTGCTGGGGCATGCCGGCCTGCTGGACAATCACCGCGTGACCACCCACTGGCACTACACCGAGCGGTTGATCAAGGCGTTTCCCAAGGCCATTGTCGAGACCGACCGCATCTACCTGCAGGACGGGCGGTTGATCACCTCGGGTGGCGTCACGGCCGGTATCGACCTGGCGCTGTCGGTGGTGGCCCAGGACCACGGCAAGCAAGTCGCGGTGGACGTGGCCAAGGTGTTGCTGGTGGTGATGAAGCGTCAGGGCGGGCAGGCCCAGTTCAGCCCAATGACAGCGGCGGTTGCCCCCCAGGAAACGGCGATCACCCGTGTGCAGAACCATGTGCTCGAACATCTGTGCGAACCCTTCACCATCGAGTCCATGGCCGCGTTGGCCGGCATGAGCGCACGGCATTTTGCGCGGCTGTTCGCCAAAGAGGTGCAGATGACGCCCATGGCGTTCCTGCAAGGCGCGCGCATCGACCGCGCCCGGCAGTTGCTCGAAACCACCGACCTGCCGCTCAAGACCGTGGCGTTCCACGCAGGTTTTGGCAGCGTGCGGCATATGCGCTTTTTGTTCAGCGAGAAACTGGGCCTCAACCCGACTCAATACCGACAACAGTTCAGTTAA
- a CDS encoding winged helix-turn-helix domain-containing protein: protein MEKDAQTPKAGRFSAFTRMNNPQAIDVDGTLRFGAYVFHRQQRLVSKSGWPVPLGGRALDILTVLLETPGQFISKATLIERVWPHSVVEENNLRVHIAALRRALDGQRYILNDPQRGYCFAAKLQGGLPATQPRHNLSARLSAVMGCDALLGVLVRRLSGQQLMTLTGCAGVGKSTLALALAERVLPRYRDGVWWVDLATVEAPVAMLRHLATALHLEPIASATELGRQLASRQLLLVLDGADLLLGACRHLVAVLREKAPQVSVLVSSREALQVAGEWVQHVPRLAVPAPSALGSVEQALAYPAVQLFVARARAGQQGFVLRPQDLAPLRDICRRLDGIPLALELAAAQVDALGVRGLQQQLSKGLHVLTRGRRTAVERHRSLTAALDWTYQRLSLPERWLFLQLSLFKMAVTLPTLSELVSGTELEHADLAYLLGRLVNTSLLSLEPGPGLARYRLLNCVRCYALAQLRDPVQVARLQQGYGHYLVPFSGRPFVLQLVEQAAYTD from the coding sequence ATGGAAAAGGATGCGCAGACGCCCAAGGCCGGGCGTTTCAGCGCTTTTACACGCATGAATAACCCTCAGGCGATTGACGTTGATGGCACGCTGCGCTTCGGCGCTTATGTCTTTCACCGGCAACAACGGCTGGTCAGCAAGTCTGGCTGGCCGGTGCCTTTGGGTGGACGTGCGCTGGATATCCTCACGGTGCTGCTCGAAACGCCTGGGCAATTCATCAGTAAGGCGACCCTGATCGAGCGGGTCTGGCCGCACAGTGTGGTGGAAGAAAACAACCTGCGCGTGCACATCGCTGCGCTGCGCCGTGCCCTCGATGGGCAGCGCTATATCCTCAACGATCCCCAGCGTGGCTATTGTTTCGCGGCCAAGCTGCAGGGGGGGCTGCCCGCCACGCAGCCCCGGCACAACCTCAGCGCACGGCTCAGCGCGGTGATGGGCTGCGACGCGCTGCTGGGTGTGTTGGTGCGGCGTTTGTCCGGGCAACAGCTGATGACCCTCACTGGCTGCGCTGGCGTGGGCAAGAGCACCCTCGCCCTGGCGTTGGCCGAACGCGTGTTGCCGCGCTACCGGGATGGCGTGTGGTGGGTCGACCTGGCTACTGTCGAGGCGCCAGTGGCCATGCTGCGCCACCTGGCCACGGCCTTGCACCTGGAGCCCATCGCCAGTGCCACTGAGCTGGGCCGGCAATTGGCGTCCCGCCAGCTCCTGCTGGTACTGGATGGTGCCGACCTGCTGCTCGGCGCCTGCCGGCACCTGGTGGCCGTGCTGCGCGAAAAAGCGCCGCAGGTCAGCGTACTGGTCAGCAGCCGTGAAGCCCTGCAGGTCGCGGGTGAGTGGGTGCAACACGTACCCCGGCTGGCGGTGCCTGCGCCGTCGGCGCTGGGCAGCGTTGAGCAGGCGTTGGCGTATCCGGCGGTGCAGTTGTTTGTGGCGCGGGCAAGGGCGGGTCAGCAGGGGTTCGTGCTGCGGCCCCAGGACCTGGCGCCGCTGCGCGATATTTGCCGGCGCCTTGATGGCATTCCCTTGGCCCTTGAACTGGCGGCCGCCCAAGTCGATGCCCTTGGCGTGCGCGGCTTGCAACAGCAACTGAGCAAGGGCCTGCACGTGCTGACCCGCGGTCGGCGCACGGCGGTGGAACGCCATCGATCCCTGACGGCCGCCCTGGACTGGACCTACCAGCGCCTGAGCCTGCCGGAGCGTTGGCTGTTCCTGCAGTTGAGTTTATTCAAGATGGCCGTGACCTTGCCCACCTTGAGCGAGCTGGTCAGCGGGACTGAATTGGAACACGCCGACCTGGCCTATCTGCTCGGGCGCCTGGTGAATACCTCGCTGCTAAGCCTTGAGCCCGGACCGGGCCTTGCACGCTACCGCCTGCTCAACTGCGTGCGCTGCTATGCCCTGGCGCAGCTGCGTGACCCGGTGCAGGTGGCGCGCTTGCAGCAGGGCTATGGGCATTACCTGGTGCCGTTTTCAGGCCGGCCGTTTGTCCTGCAACTCGTCGAGCAGGCGGCGTACACGGACTAG
- a CDS encoding ATP-binding protein, with protein MSDPDDQAVHFGPYRIHPRQRLVLEAGRPLRLGRRAVDILLILLEQAGNVVSKQELIARVWPKSVVEDGNLRVHMAALRKALGDGQAGQRYIVTVAQRGYSFVAPLSIEPMTLPTEGAPQGTCHNLPLRRTRMLGRQALIDSLVQQLPEQRFITLTGAGGIGKTTVALRVAELLIGHYRDGIRLLDLAPLSAPSMILPNLAALLDLTHTEHEPLVTFARSLQERQVLLVIDNCEHLLDDIALISETLLRHAPRLHILATSREALRAEGEYVQRLEPLACPPASGNRAQALGYPALQLLIERAMSHQDSFELSDAELPLAIDICQRLDGIPLAIELVAAQIERFGLPGLLVQMEDNFRLLTRGRRSALPRHQTLRATLDWSFELLTACEQICLRRLAVFRGGFSLASAAAVIAGEQVAPTEVLGSITQLVAKSLLNVEAGDDEMVYRLLDVTRTYALEKLSVARELDATRERHAERCLALMEQARDDWELVATQSWIDRYAPLREDVRSALDWGLAQGGEHLLAVRLTVSAMPLWQELSLLREHRLYVDKALALMDQAISPCPRLTMQLQLALGSLSYHAMGGAPQTIAAFVSARRLAEAREDVAGQLRAVSGHMAVNLCAGQYRQALAQSVQFDRLDPRTDPQLDISAQRLRVLAQHYNGNQALARHNAEQVIQRMAHSGHLNRFAHGIGVQYDQSVASLTVLARILWLQGFPEQAWRTASQALELAQQINHGTSICYTLALAGVVIARYNGDEDSAQTLQALLLEHAHKHSVQLFQTWAGHYAGILGHKDLQGLGLIEDILVTLGSHAVDAPGFERARAGDAGWCTAEILRVRADTLTDERAAEALLLEALGLAHQQGALAWELRCATSLAGLWQSQGRLLAARDLLGSIYARYTEGFATQDLVRVRRLLDELQDKRPA; from the coding sequence ATGAGTGACCCCGACGACCAGGCCGTGCATTTCGGTCCCTACCGCATCCACCCGCGCCAACGCCTGGTGCTGGAGGCCGGTCGTCCGTTGCGCCTGGGGCGGCGCGCCGTGGATATCCTGCTGATCCTGCTCGAACAGGCCGGCAATGTGGTGAGCAAACAGGAACTGATCGCCCGGGTGTGGCCCAAAAGCGTGGTGGAAGACGGCAACCTGCGGGTGCATATGGCCGCGTTGCGCAAGGCGCTGGGCGATGGCCAGGCCGGGCAGCGCTATATCGTCACTGTCGCCCAGCGCGGCTACAGTTTTGTTGCGCCACTGAGCATCGAACCGATGACGCTACCCACCGAGGGCGCCCCCCAAGGCACGTGCCACAACCTGCCGCTGCGCCGTACCCGGATGCTCGGCCGCCAGGCCCTGATCGACAGCCTGGTGCAGCAACTGCCCGAACAGCGCTTTATCACCCTCACCGGCGCCGGCGGAATCGGCAAGACCACTGTCGCGCTGCGGGTGGCAGAACTGCTGATCGGGCATTACCGCGACGGCATTCGCCTGCTGGACCTGGCGCCGCTGAGCGCGCCGTCGATGATCCTGCCCAATCTGGCCGCCCTGCTCGACCTCACCCACACCGAGCATGAGCCCCTGGTCACGTTTGCCCGCAGCCTGCAGGAACGCCAGGTGCTGCTGGTGATCGACAACTGCGAGCACCTGTTGGACGACATCGCCCTGATCAGCGAAACCCTGCTGCGCCACGCGCCGAGGCTGCACATCCTGGCGACCAGCCGCGAGGCATTACGTGCCGAAGGTGAGTACGTGCAGCGCCTGGAACCGCTGGCCTGCCCGCCCGCCAGCGGCAACCGCGCCCAGGCGTTGGGCTACCCTGCCCTGCAATTGCTGATCGAGCGGGCCATGTCTCACCAGGACAGCTTTGAACTGAGCGACGCCGAACTGCCGCTGGCGATCGATATCTGCCAGCGCCTGGACGGCATTCCCCTGGCCATCGAGTTGGTGGCGGCGCAGATCGAGCGCTTCGGCCTGCCGGGGCTGCTGGTGCAAATGGAAGACAACTTCCGCTTGCTGACCCGTGGCCGGCGCAGTGCCCTGCCCCGCCATCAAACCCTGCGGGCCACGCTGGACTGGAGCTTTGAGCTGCTCACCGCCTGCGAGCAGATCTGCCTGCGCCGCCTGGCGGTGTTTCGCGGGGGTTTCAGCCTGGCCAGCGCGGCGGCGGTGATTGCCGGGGAACAGGTCGCGCCGACCGAGGTGCTGGGCTCGATCACGCAATTGGTCGCCAAGTCGTTGCTCAATGTGGAAGCCGGTGATGACGAGATGGTCTACCGCCTGCTGGACGTCACCCGCACCTACGCCCTGGAAAAGCTCAGCGTCGCCCGCGAACTGGACGCCACTCGCGAGCGTCACGCCGAGCGCTGCCTGGCGCTGATGGAACAGGCGCGCGACGATTGGGAGTTGGTCGCCACCCAATCCTGGATCGACCGTTACGCGCCGCTGCGTGAAGATGTCCGCTCGGCCCTCGACTGGGGGCTCGCGCAAGGCGGCGAACACCTGCTGGCGGTCCGCTTGACGGTCAGCGCAATGCCGCTGTGGCAAGAGTTGTCGTTGCTCAGGGAACACCGTTTATACGTGGACAAGGCGCTGGCGTTGATGGACCAGGCTATCTCGCCCTGCCCCCGCTTGACGATGCAATTGCAATTGGCGCTGGGCAGCCTGTCCTATCACGCCATGGGCGGTGCCCCGCAGACCATCGCCGCGTTCGTCAGTGCGCGGCGCTTGGCCGAGGCGCGCGAGGACGTCGCGGGGCAGTTGCGTGCGGTCTCCGGGCATATGGCGGTGAACCTGTGCGCTGGCCAGTATCGCCAAGCGCTGGCGCAAAGCGTGCAGTTTGATCGCCTGGACCCACGCACCGACCCGCAACTGGACATCAGTGCCCAGCGCCTGCGCGTACTGGCCCAGCATTACAACGGCAACCAGGCACTCGCCCGGCACAATGCCGAGCAAGTGATCCAACGCATGGCGCACAGCGGCCACCTCAACCGGTTTGCCCACGGCATCGGTGTGCAATACGACCAGAGCGTCGCCTCGCTCACGGTGCTGGCGCGCATCCTGTGGCTGCAAGGCTTTCCCGAGCAGGCCTGGCGCACCGCCAGCCAGGCGCTGGAATTGGCGCAGCAGATCAACCATGGCACCTCCATCTGCTACACCCTCGCGCTGGCGGGCGTGGTCATCGCCCGTTACAACGGTGACGAAGACAGCGCCCAGACCTTGCAGGCGTTGCTGTTGGAACATGCCCACAAGCATTCGGTGCAGCTATTCCAGACCTGGGCAGGCCACTATGCGGGCATCCTTGGGCACAAGGACCTGCAAGGCCTGGGGTTGATCGAAGACATCCTGGTCACACTGGGCTCCCACGCGGTGGACGCGCCAGGTTTCGAACGGGCCCGTGCGGGCGACGCGGGCTGGTGCACCGCGGAAATCCTGCGGGTACGCGCCGACACCCTGACCGATGAGCGCGCAGCCGAAGCGCTGTTGCTGGAGGCCCTGGGCCTGGCGCACCAGCAAGGCGCGCTGGCCTGGGAATTGCGCTGTGCGACGTCATTGGCAGGTTTATGGCAGTCCCAAGGCCGCCTGCTGGCAGCGCGGGACTTGCTGGGCTCGATTTACGCGCGGTACACCGAAGGTTTTGCCACCCAGGACCTAGTCCGTGTACGCCGCCTGCTCGACGAGTTGCAGGACAAACGGCCGGCCTGA
- a CDS encoding helix-turn-helix domain-containing protein: protein MARLEQYAPRLSATGGLCPRRERIAKQLILANLGESLVIADLAQACALSRSHFSRAFKCTTGLSPQEWIRQQRIQRAKELIASSTLSLTQISLECGFCDQAHFCHMFTRSEGVNPMTWRNHHSRQKPQVIAA from the coding sequence ATGGCCCGACTTGAGCAATATGCCCCTCGTTTGTCCGCCACCGGTGGCCTATGCCCCCGGCGCGAGCGTATCGCCAAGCAACTGATCCTGGCCAACCTGGGCGAAAGCCTGGTGATTGCCGACCTGGCCCAGGCCTGCGCGTTGTCGCGCAGCCATTTTTCCCGTGCGTTCAAGTGCACCACCGGGCTGTCGCCGCAGGAGTGGATCCGCCAACAGCGCATCCAGCGGGCCAAGGAACTGATCGCCAGTTCCACCCTGAGCCTGACGCAAATCAGCCTGGAATGCGGGTTTTGCGACCAGGCGCACTTCTGCCATATGTTCACCCGCAGCGAAGGCGTCAACCCCATGACCTGGCGAAATCACCACTCGCGCCAAAAGCCCCAAGTGATCGCGGCCTAG